The Cheilinus undulatus linkage group 2, ASM1832078v1, whole genome shotgun sequence genome has a window encoding:
- the proca1 gene encoding uncharacterized protein proca1 has protein sequence MWSVFFVFLSYLDRNFVKGDFLSFTLDAEKESKEMFSMLNGTFCAKMSAVRENFLYQVSDGAEAVRSVVSPAGKLVNCSFIVSQVQVKSFLQECRLGLKDQRAERDMDARFTRMDEAKMMCKEFKERSEQGSRKEKKERGDSVLQDKVLKRSKRGFTYPGTLWCGAGNMADHYDQLGEFVETDSCCRVHDHCPHIIHAFSSKYGYTNFKWHSICHCDCDNALKACLRKVNDTSSRVVGQAFFNVIGVPCFEFAFEEQCAERHWYGMCKRYERFPIAVVKEAVPYDFGGIDVIDALTLPPLKRKESEKNPEEEKSESMTQSTMSGPEEPSLGNVVTAAEDFIKVLATVSTSQSSTAESDKAEMQSSEKKKKKTVKKKKTKKHKGKGKGRKRKQKAEAGVKVEDGAAVSTSSNKAEDANALSNFISEAHKHEQPSSNTNRVGDGEYEPGEREEPSNEVMKDEPAMDKEPVSNSTPSTDLRKPAESDTKAPTKSPEQITFSTRTTLIPQMVKTRRLRKGRRKKGKKIPSPEKLVAYTTDNLRTTPVLSTVTTVPMVLEQQSTGSDTEKRPVFSTARTPIVIPKVKRNRSKEREGRKKRKKVSPASPIVATANENPSLDNLKVIPLTGAPTVPSLPVTEQPVSHSSRD, from the exons ATGTGGTCTGTCTTCTTCGTCTTTCTGTCTTATCTAGACAGAAACTTTGTCAAGGGTGACTTCCTAAGCTTCACCTTAGACGCAGAGAAGGAGAGCAAAGAAATGTTCTCCATGCTCAACGGCACCTTTTGCGCAAAAATGTCAGCCGTGAGGGAGAACTTCCTCTACCAGGTATCAGATGGAGCTGAGGCGGTGCGCTCGGTTGTGAGCCCAGCAGGGAAACTTGTGAACTGCTCCTTCATAGTAAGCCAAGTGCAGGTGAAGTCGTTCCTGCAGGAGTGCAGATTGGGACTAAAGGACCAGAGAGCCGAGCGCGACATGGACGCGCGTTTTACGCGCATGGATGAAGCCAAAATGATGTGCAAGGAGTTCAAAGAGAGGTCGGAGCAAGGCAGcaggaaagaaaagaaggaaagaggTGACTCTGTTCTGCAGGACAAGGTGTTAAAAAGATCCAAGAGAGGCTTTACTTATCCCGGGACTCTGTGGTGTGGAGCTGGAAACATGGCTGACCATTATGACCAGTTGG GAGAGTTTGTAGAGACAGACAGCTGCTGCCGTGTCCACGACCACTGCCCACATATCATCCACGCCTTCTCCTCCAAGTATGGCTACACTAACTTCAAATGGCACTCCATCTGTCATTGTGACTGTGATAATGC GTTGAAAGCTTGTCTGAGGAAAGTCAACGATACGTCCTCCAGGGTAGTTGGTCAAGCTTTCTTTAATGTCATCGGTGTGCCTTGCTTTGAGTTTGCCTTTGAAGAGCAGTGTGCTGAGCGGCACTGGTATGGCAT GTGTAAACGCTACGAGAGGTTCCCCATTGCTGTGGTGAAAGAGGCAGTGCCGTATGACTTTGGTggcattgatgtcattgatgcGCTGACGCTGCCTCCACTCAAGAGGAAAGAGTCTGAGAAAAACCCAGAAGAAGAGAAATCTGAGAGTATGACACAGTCTACAATGTCAGGTCCTGAGGAGCCTTCACTAGGAAATGTAGTCACTGCCGCCGAGGACTTCATCAAGGTCCTGGCGACTGTCTCCACCTCTCAAAGCTCCACCGCAGAGTCTGATAAAGCAGAGATGCAAAgctcagagaaaaagaagaagaagaccgtgaagaagaagaaaacaaagaagcatAAAGGGAAAGGaaaggggaggaagaggaagcagaAAGCAGAGGCAGGTGTTAAAGTTGAGGATGGTGCTGCAGTCTCCACGTCCAGTAACAAAGCAGAGGACGCCAACGCATTGAGTAACTTCATCAGTGAGGCGCACAAACATGAGCAGCCAAGCAGCAACACTAACAGAGTTGGTGACGGGGAATATGAGCCGGGGGAAAGAGAGGAGCCCTCCAATGAAGTCATGAAAGATGAACCAGCAATGGATAAAGAGCCAGTCTCCAATTCAACACCCTCAACAGACCTGAGGAAACCAGCTGAGTCAGACACCAAAGCACCGACCAAATCACCAGAACAAATCACCTTTTCTACAAGAACAACACTTATTCCTCAGATGGTAAAAACCAGAAGGCTGAGGAAAGGGAGGCGaaaaaagggcaagaaaatTCCCTCTCCTGAGAAGCTTGTCGCTTACACAACCGACAACTTAAGAAccactcctgtcctctccacTGTCACCACAGTCCCAATGGTGCTTGAGCAACAAAGCACTGGGAGTGACACTGAGAAGCGGCCTGTCTTCAGCACTGCCAGGACGCCCATTGTAATCCCTAAAGTCAAAAGAAACAGGTCAAAGGAGAGAGaaggcaggaaaaaaaggaagaaagtcAGCCCAGCATCTCCCATTGTGGCCACAGCCAATGAAAATCCCTCTCTGGACAATCTGAAAGTGATCCCTCTGACCGGGGCTCCCACAGTGCCATCGCTGCCCGTTACAGAGCAGCCAGTTTCACACAG CTCCAGGGACTAG